Within the Miscanthus floridulus cultivar M001 chromosome 17, ASM1932011v1, whole genome shotgun sequence genome, the region GGTCTAAAATTTACTTGAACAAGAAGTAATCTAAAACGACAGAAGTAGCGCCATAGCCATGTTGTTTAATGTTTATGACCAACAGTTCAGAGGGATGTCCCGTGTTTGGATTAATTAACCTGTAGTCCAACACATGGCTAGTTGAATCTTTCTATCAAATATTTATCATTCTCACATTATAGAACACGGCATCTTTCGTTAATATAATGTACTCACATGAGTACTTAAATATGGAGAAACCATTGGCACATATATGTAACAAGGATAGTGATGTAATTTGCCACAGCTCCTCATTTGGTCTAAGTTCTGATATAATAACAAATAGTCAGAAATAGAGAGATTGTCTCCAAGAGCTAATCTCCATTCTTGAGCTCCTGTGACACCGGTAAGCATTTGATTTTGATTTGTTACTCTCGAATTCTTTGAATTCTAGATGGCTAGACGTCACCTGTTGAAGCACCCAAATTCTGATCCCAAACAATCAAATATTGGTCTCGTTGCAGAACCTAGTTTGTTCCATCTATCCATAGAATTATTAGGCTTTTGCGTCCACGTTATATTCCAGTCAACGTCTCCTGAGTCCTGAGTCCtgaaagaagaaaaagagaagaTGAGTTCACACCCAAGCAGAAAAAACTGGTAGGTACATGCATGCGTGTGGAGCGTGCGGGAGAGACCCAACCCAAGAAATACTCCCATCGACCGACGGAGTCAAGTCTCCTGTGTGTGGAAGGCACCTGATGCGCTTCTACTGCGACGTGCAGCCACAAGCTTAGCTTTGCAGTTTCTTTTACTCCTAGCTAGCTAGCAGATCGATGAATCCAGCTAGCAATCGAGAAATAACTGAATTGACCTGATGACTACCGTGTGAGTGTGACAGTGTGAGCTTTCTCATGGTTGCTATTAGCTCTAGCTGATCGTTTGCCCTCAATGTAAGCCATACTCCATCATGTCCATGACTAAGCAAGGTCACTAATTTGTGTGGATTCTCTCATTGGGATGGTATTGGATATAcaattaattaaacatatatagTTAGGTTTTCCCAAACTCGTATCTTAGGCCTTCCCATAGTGTGAGTGGTGCTTGAAACTGTATAAGCTAGCCACACTGCTGTGTGATGTCTGATCCAATTTCTACTAGCAGTGTGCTTGCATCGCTAGTGGTGCCCAAAAGGCCTGCTGCATACTACTTTCATAGCAAAAAGCTGCTCTCTCTTTGCTTCTCTCTCCACAGCACAAACAGGCACCGGCGCAACTACATTCACCGCTCTTCTTTTTTCTGGTATCACTCAAACTTGAATCGCTACTCACAGTGGTAAGAGTGGTGCTCCAATCTAataatcttctctctcctttTTGGGCACCACTCCGGGAACACATTGCTGAGGGCCTTAGTTACATTAGTCGTCTGCCATTTTTTTAGCTTTGTTGAAGCAAGGACCCTTCTCGATCCTGACCAAACAACTGAGCATATATATAATGATATGGGCCGAATAAGAACTTAGCTTCCATGCATAACTAATTAGCACATGGGTTAATTAATTTCATGTATCATGCCTCCCGACAGGAATAATTATCCTTTTTCTTAATAATTTCCCACTTGCAAGGGCGTCTTTTGTGTTTCCACGAAAATAATTAGGGGTCCAATGTTTCAAACAATTTTTGTGGGGGGAGAGATCACACTAGAACATCACAGATTCCACACCTACTCTTTTCGATTTTCAGGGGGAATTATCGAGTCTGCCATCAATTTTCTGCTTGCAGACTATCATATCAAACTCTCAAGCTAGGTTGCATGGCATGTTATGCTTTTAGATTAGAATGGACATCTCAAAAATATTGCTCAAAGTCTTTTTCTAGGACAAAAGAGTATTGACTGGAATCAGTATTAGGTGTCAAGGTTTCTGCATGATTTTTAGCAAGTTTTGGGGCCAAAACAAAACTGTTGGCCTGTCGATCTCCGGTATGGAGATATCCGATCACTctctagtgttgccgagcacacaCTAGTGATGCCGACCACGAACTGTCGttgtcgaccacacactatggctagaggtacaggaagggagggagaacagagcatacacacaacagagacaccagcgttggccggagctctgtataggagatggcaaatctgaactctgtTTTTACTGaggtgcagtggcaaactatttatacaactttatccatctagtcctagtacagctgccatgctgctacagtgactagatgtgacagcaggactgactttggcgcctgcccttgctgtggctatagtgcggcaggtgagccgttcggcgctgCCCCTACAGCTGCTACAGTGCATCAACATGGTGCTCTTTTCGGCACAGCCTTCCCCTGCTGCGCATTCATACAAGGGATGCaacagattatctaacaattcttcccctaatgctgctgctaaccctagaaccccctccatgccgatcatcttcttcagctctgtGAGTCGAAggcggccgagcggcttggtgaggacgtccgcgagttgctgaccagttttgacgaactcgatgacAATCTATCCTCCATCGACATAGTccttgaggaagtggaacttcacgtcgaagTGTTTGCTCcagtcgtggagaaccggattcttcacgagggcAATGACGGGCTGGttatccaccatcagtgctggtgggtgagcttccgcactggtcagctcgcccagcagccgacgcagccacacaacttggcacgccgctgtggccgccgctacgtactctgcctcgcacgtagatagtgcCACcatcttctgtttcagcgacagccatgaaattggagccgacccgaggaagacgagcacgccagaggtgctccgccatCCGTCGatatcccccgccatgtctgcatcgctgaacacagtgagctgcagcctactcccaccggtcttggggaagatgattcCCTCATCCACTGTCCCCTTGACATAGCGCAGTAGCCTCTTCtctgcagcccagtgatcctctctgggatcctccatgaagcaactgacgtagcccatggtgaacgcaatgtccggcctcgtgtggactagatagcacagaccgccgatgatgctccggtagagtgttgcatctactttGACCACAGTACttgccttcgtcagcttcagttcCTCCTCCATTAGAGttacgcacggcttgcactcagccatgccgctccgttccaacagctttgaggcgtacgcgctctgaccgagcatgagtgcctccttcccctgtctcacctcgatgccgaggtagtaggagagtgcaccgagatcgctcatttgAAAACGAGCTACCATCTCGCGCTTAAAGCTGTTGATGTTCTCTGCATGCgcaccggtgacgatcaagttgtccacatacacgccgacgatgagctcctccttccccgtcgCCGTGTGTAGAGCGCGGGCTCGGTTGCACACcttgtgaacccaagctcgcctagcgtggtgtcaagcttggtgttccacACTCGTGGGGCCTACCACAGCCCGTAGAGCCGCGCCTTGAGCAGGCAGAGCACCCTATGCTctgctcccttgacggcgaaacccagaggttgcctgacgaagaccgtctccgccagctcatcATTGAGGAAGGTCGATTTTACGTCCAGATGATGGACACGccgtcctttgctgctgccaaggctagtagcaaacagaCAGACTCCATGTGCGCTActagcgcaaagacttcctcgaagtcgatgccctcgcgctaaACAAAGCCTCGAGCGacgaggcacgccttgtgcttgacaatggcaccgtgctcgtcccgcttgaccttgtacgcccactttaggctgatcggacgacatcATAGAGatggatcgatgagctcccaagtctcgttttcttCGATCGTCTTTATTTCCTCTAGCATCGCTCATCACCAATTTCCATcgtgctcggccagcgcgaatgtgggtggttcctctgcactgatgagCAGTAGCTCTTGGTCATTGAGCACCCGACCCACCAGGCCCGAGGGCCCTATACCGCCGATGAAGTCTTCTAGCttgtggaaccgcacctcctcaccttcatagaaggcatccatgaactcagtgatgtcacttagaGGTGAGGCGAACTTGGTCGGTGTCGATAGAGTTCCCTATTCCGCCAGAGTGCTCGGCACAACACCTGGAATGCTCGGCACCCcggttgcagtgctcggcactactctaGGACTGGTCTGCACCCCTCCTGGAGTACTCGGCACCCATCTTGCAGTGGTCCACACCAATCCAAGACCCCTTGGTTCTACTACGGGAATgttcggcacccgtcctggagtggtcgccaccactataGGACCTCCTGGCTCCACTCCTGGAGTGCAcggcacccctcccggagtgcttggcaCATCTTCCCCAGCATCTCCATCACCatagatgaccaagtgctcgacgatgaaggtgctggtgaagctgtcagcttcccccgtgctcggactgttCTAGTCCTAGGCCGCCTTCTCGTTGAACATGACATCGCGCAagacaagtaccttgtctccacgtgggtcatagagcctaTACCCTTGGTACGCTCTGCATAGTCCAGGAACACcatggtgtgctcctgtcctccagcttggtgaggatcggcttcgtcttcctgatgtggccgatgcagccgaatgtctggaggaaggacacgctcggcttgcgtccatgccaagccttGAAGGGCATCTTGCCCTTCAAGGCCTTGGtgggagcgcggttgaggatgaacaccgccgtggtcaatGCCTCACCCCataaccttgccggcatgcctttggccttcatcaaggatcgagccatgccgaccaccgtctggttccgtgcTCGATGTGGGAtagcccttggaccatcttctctagccaacCAAGCACattgaagctgagatgtccgaaccgggcatgccatagccatggttcctcggtgtgccttgctgctaggcacaccggctgctctatcTTCAGGTCGAGTAGGTACAATCGGTTTTAGGACCTctttaccttggcaagaagtcactATTCCcagtccctgatcctgaggactccgtccttgatcagtacctcgctaccgcgctcatctagctggccaatgttgatgatgcttgaacgcaactatgggatgtaatatacatctgttagcgcgcggtgctcgccgttctggcacctgaagatgatggtgccgcgccctcggaTTGCCACCCgtgagccatcaccgaacttcaccgtaccggttaCATCGTCATCGAGATtagagaaggctgccttggagcttgtcatgtggttgctggcgctagAGTCTAGGTACCATCGCTGCTCCTGCTTGccacccacacgtccgaggtggacttgggcgcgtggttcatcgaggttgatagcctttagggccttcctaggtccttccaccgtcgtcacCTCTCCCTTGTCCTCGGCCTCGACGCCGTGTAGTGTACAGAACGTTGtaatcaggatagtggcctcatcatcatcaataGCTTGTGTcagatgagcctcaaccttcttctcctgcttgcgatttgggcactcccataCCCAATGTCCTGTCTTCCCGCAGCGATGGTAGGCGTTGGgatcgacctgcttcttcttctccgaagaagcttGCCGCGGCACTTGCAATCGCCActgtggctggaggaggctacctcagagttcctccgagcagcccagtcctcctctgtcagcagcagtttgccgctgtccttcgttgttgtcgcctgctccaggcACTCGTCCACCGCCCCCAgacggcctatcacatcctcaatggtgagggtggataagtccagcatcgtctctatggagagagcgatctggatgtactttgccggtacggagtggaggtacttggagaccgtctcctcttcgtcgatggtgacgccgtgacTCTTCAGCTTGCTAATGAGCGTCTAcgggcggagggagaagtcctccaccggttcaccatccttgaacttgaggttggcatactcctACTTTAGAAGCTGGgctgtcgccttctttgcgcggttggaaccgacgcgcatcgccgcaatagcctcccacacctccttagcagagcttttcgcccccaatggctccctatactccgccggtacagcagcgaggatagcctccaacattgacatgtcatcttcttcatttgtggtgcccttgtcaacagcattccagagccatcgggctctgagcttgaccttcatggtcaccgaccactcaccatagttggtgcgagtctacgtcggccaactggtgccgctgacctcccgcaccgtgcgaacaacgacctcctgtcgtggttgggcagccacaacagtgcactgctgtcgcccatctccgaaccgtccgtcatcgccagcggttagtctggccacggcgcttgtacggctccgataacACTTGTTGGCCCGTCGATCTCCGGTACGGAGATATCCGACCACTctctagtgttgccgagcacacaCAAGTAATGCCGACCACGAACTATCGTTGCCGACCACAGCCGAGACATCAGCGTTGGCTGGAGCTCTGTATAGGAGATGATAAATCTGAACTCTCTGTTTTTActaagttgcagtggcaaactatttatacaactctatccatctagtcctagtacagctgccatgctgctatagtgactagatctgacagcagggctgactttggcgcctgcccctactatggctacagtgcggcaggtgagccgtttcGTCTGCCCCTTCAgctgctacagtgcagcagcagggtgcccttttcggcgccgccttcccctgcTGCGCATTCATACAAGGGATGCAACAGATTATCTAACAAAACTGACCGATTCACATAAGTACATCCATTTCTAGTTGTATatcgttttttttatttttttctgaaTGCAAGTCATCCTAAAACTCTAGTTATATGCTTCACCTTCTTATTCAATAATTATTTTGTCATTGAAAAATAACTTAGAGGACCACGCATTAACTAGGGGTATATTAGTCTTTTAATATTCTCCTCATTTCATCTTAGATTTGCTTAAATCCCTATCTTAGGACGGAAGAAGTAGACCTTTGGAGGAGGGTCAAAGTCGTGATATTCCATTATATTAAGAAGTATCCCTATCTTAGTACGTTCTCAGTACTTTCCCGAACCTACTAGTATATTTGCTCTCATGAGCTGCATGTAATTAAGTGGTGGTTAGTATCAGATCCTTATTCTACTGCTTTTgtttaaatattttaaaaaaatggtCATTCATTTGGTTTCCTTGTTGTGTCAAATTACCAGACAGCTAACtatgataagatatatatatatatatatatatatgtctgaaTGATTATGATACACACTTTTGCTTTTTAGCATCGAGATTTAGATGTGTCATCACTCGTCCTTCCTTACCGCGTGCCAATTATTTTATCTAATCAGATTCCACCACCAAACTAATTTGCTAGTAGAGATATTCCGCACTAATCAGATTCCACCACCAAACCCAGCTTTTAGTGCCGTTGGTTAAACTGAGTATCAACTCTCAAGGGCCTTAATTATTTTCAAAAgtgcagttttttttttaacGTTTATTCTTTGGTGAAGTAGCTCCATTTCCACTGGACAATCTGTGTAGGTGGTTATGCCGATGAGCAGAACAagcagagagaaagaaagaggcaCTGCTGGTAATAGTACAACAGTGAAATTAACATGTTCTCTATTTCTGTGTTATGGATTACACATATATAGCAGATAACAAGGTAATAAATAGCGTATAGCGGGTTGGTAGCGGATTGGCGTCGAGGTAGCGGATTGCGGATAGCGGGCGATATTGTGGAAGATAAGTTCCAATAGCGGCACTTGCTAATCTCACATAATTTTAAATACATATATCATAAATAATGAGTATAAATAGACATTTAATTGCACTCAAAGAACTGATGTCTCAcatatttaaattaataaaacaaACATGGTGTGCCACACATTAAATCATTACATTAAGAATTTGCAAAGAAACATATTATTTGCTTCCACGCTACTGTGGCCTGCTACGTGCAATTACGGCCTGCAATATCGCTTGCTATTCAAAATTACGGCCGTAAAGTTCCAGGTTGCAAAGTTCAGAGCGCTACCTCGTAGCGGTAGCGGCAATGGGAATGGAGCTACTTTTTTCTAGATGTACATCTGTACTGCGAAAATTGGGAGCGTGATTGTTCTCTGTGCCATGTAAACGGTCGACCTATAGTCATCAAACAGCGACTATGAAAAATTGTCTCCAATCTACTGTGCCAGCGAAAATTGAGGTGTGTAAGTGTGTTAAGGATGTTGatattttttttttacttcagGGCTCCACAGAGATGCCAAAGTGTTTTTACATCCAACTGCTCAATCCCTTGAGCATCTAGCAAAAGAGATTTTAGACAACAAATGGGAATACCGATTGCTTCTCAAGCTAAAGACAAATGGGAATAGTGCCAAGCTATGGAATCTCCACCAGAAATGAACTCCGCAAACCGCCTATAAATAGAGACCACCATATTTCCACCCgcaccaagcaagctctcaaggGCAAACGTCTAGCTACCATCCTCTAATCTCTCTCTAGCATCCAGCAGAAAACACTTGACAATGTTTCGACGCACCAAGACCACCATGGCTCCTCCTACTGATGGTGAGGTGAGGATTCAGAAAGTTGACAAGATTGAGGTCGTCCACAACATCCTCTCCAAACCAAAACTGTATAACCCGACTGCGGCAACCGGGAAGTATGCTACTGCTGGTCATCAGGAGGTCACAGGCTGGAAGAAGATTGAGAACCCCAGCAGGCCTAGGAGTGTAGTTTCTGTGGAAGACATCAACAAGAGGTCTGAAAAGTACATCACAGAGATGAAGAAACGATTTCTTGGCTAGCTAGTACCTGAGCCTGTGATGACAAGGTGATGAAGATCTGATAGTATATAGGTGTCGTCCATATGGAATTGGTTTggtcatatatatgtatatttgataTTACCCTGTGGGATGGAATATATGAGAGACCCTGTGGGATGGAATATATGAGAGACTGCTTTAGTTATAAATGGTTTTATGCATGATTATGCATGTTATGTATATGATATATAGAACATAATGTTGAGTAACAAGCTTAGTGTCAATATGCATGATGCCTACCAATGGTCAGTTTTCACAAAGCTGTACAGTTTCATATATACTGTTCCTTTTATGACAATCTGAGTAGGAAACAATCAAATGCACCGCTGCTAGACAAACATGCTAAACTAAGGGTCTGTTTGAAAcaaaagaaataatttttttttagaattacacttaCCGAATTGGGTATTGGGAACTTCAGCCTTCAGGGCGAAAGCTGACACACGTCTTTCCTGTTTTCTTCTCTCTGATCCTGAATCTGCGCCTCTTCCTTTGTAACATCCAAATGGTTTACTCAGTTTTTGGACATTTTGGACCATGTAATATCCAAAGAACATGGCACCCAAAAGCTCATGTATTTTTGCATTCTTTTTAGTTTTGTTCTTTTGGAGTATCTTAAAAAAAGGCTAATAAGGATGCATTGTTATGTCAAAAGTTGGTGGGTTACACTGGATGAAGTTCTTGTATATTTGCTTATACGGTTCATACATATGAGCAACTTCAGTACTGGGAGATGTTAGAGATACAGACCAACAACAACAGGTAGACAAGTCTCCCAGGTAGTGGTGTGGAAGGCACCTGATGCGCTTCTACATCGTGTAACTGCATGCTTAACTTTGCATCGATCGACCAgtccagctagctagctagctacataGATATCTATTTAGAATGATTTGAACTAACGTGGAGCAGCCTGAGCAACACATTAGATTTGCATCAGTGTCTTGCAAGTTGCTCGATGGATCAAGTGGAAATTAATGCAAAAACCGCATTTATTGATTCCCGGACAGATTTCGATTTCCATTTTGATTGCATTGGGATTGTCATTCATGAATATGATGTCTCAGCGACAGCATCAATCCCTGGGTACTTTATGGCGTTTGGCCCTCAACGTAAGCTCAACACAGATACGTACCATTTCATCCCAGACTTATATGTCCCATTTTACCCAACATTTGCCGCTGATATTTAGCTCTTGGAAAGCAAGGTTCAATTTCCTCATGGAGAAGATTACAGCATTTTTATGCGTGATCTGCACCGAATAAGAAC harbors:
- the LOC136515326 gene encoding uncharacterized mitochondrial protein AtMg00710-like, with the translated sequence MPARLWGEALTTAVFILNRAPTKALKGKMPFKAWHGRKPSVSFLQTFGCIGHIRKTKPILTKLEDRSTPCLGSSKGRRVHHLDVKSTFLNDELAETVFVRQPLGFAVKGAEHRVLCLLKARLYGLW